A stretch of the Papaver somniferum cultivar HN1 chromosome 6, ASM357369v1, whole genome shotgun sequence genome encodes the following:
- the LOC113290758 gene encoding uncharacterized protein LOC113290758, protein MRVFYWNAQGLAKDDARAKLEELYLHNPDIICIAELQVFCTTQFFRKLKLVDFCEDVITNEAGEEKGNIWVLWRNSLARPDVLSSSKQAITLNFAGDITTVHASYDSVERKRLYRQLGLGFIFIPWLELGEFNCVLRLDENKGGRTIKEVYINEFRSWISENGLVEADAIGKKYTWSNFPSGIRRIFSKHDRAILKEALKIWNRTVFGDVQFHLKQAELNLETKNYLLDYDPTDEFQFLKVPDAKKVVDDVRTELAVMVKMKSRVTWLEDGDQKTGFYYNSIRMRRSRNTISELKVSTNTTLFLQEEINDYIC, encoded by the exons ATGCGTGTcttttattggaatgctcaaggcttggctaaaGATGATGCAAGGGCCAAGTTGGAAGAGCTATATCTGCATAATCCAGACATAATTTGTATTGCAGAACTGCAAGTTTTTTGCACTACACAATTTTTTAGGAAGTTAAAATTAGTTGATTTCTGTGAAGATGTTATTACAAATGAAGCTGGCGAAGAAAAGGGTAACATTTGGGTCTTGTGGAGAAATTCTTTGGCTAGGCCGGATGTGCTATCTTCTTCAAAGCAAGCAATCACTTTGAATTTTGCTGGTGACATCACGACAGTTCATGCTTCTTATGATTCGGTGGAAAGGAAAAGACTTTACCGACAATTGGGGCTAGGTTTCATATTTATTCCTTGGTTGGAGTTGGGGGAATTTAATTGTGTTTTGCGCTTGGATGAAAACAAGGGTGGTAGGACGATAAAAGAAGTTTATATAAATGAGTTTAGAAGTTGGATCTCTGAAAATGGTTTGGTTGAAGCTGATGCTATTGGGAAAAAATATACTTGGTCCAATTTTCCGAGTGGAATACGAAGAATTTTTTCTAAACATGATAGAGCG ATATTGAAGGAGGcgttgaagatttggaatagaactGTTTTTGGTGATGTTCAATTTCATTTGAAGCAAGCTGAATTAAATCTTGAAACTAAGAATTATCTTCTTGATTATGACCCGACGGATGAGTTTCAATTTTTGAAAGTTCCGGATGCTAAGAAGGTTGTTGATGATGTGAGAACGGAGTTGgcagttatggttaagatgaagtCGAGAGTAACTTGGTTGGAAGATGGTGATCAAAAAACTGGATTTTACTATAATAGCATTCGGATGAGGAGGAGCCGAAATACAATCTCAGAACTTAAGGTTTCTACTAacactactttgtttttgcaggaagAGATAAATGATtacatttgttga